The following proteins are co-located in the Deinococcus yavapaiensis KR-236 genome:
- a CDS encoding DUF4870 domain-containing protein — MQPSPLTDHVPLEHRSFAAVEHLAPLLALFLPMFGNVVGALAAWLLLRERHPVLDAQGKESLNFQLSLTLYSLVGAGIVLFTFGLGLLLLWPVFAVFYVMQFVVMILAVASTLNGKPYRYPLSIRFVR; from the coding sequence ATGCAGCCTTCTCCCCTCACCGATCACGTGCCGTTGGAGCATCGTTCGTTCGCGGCCGTCGAGCACCTCGCGCCCCTCTTGGCGTTGTTCTTGCCGATGTTCGGAAACGTCGTCGGGGCGCTCGCCGCGTGGTTGCTGCTGCGAGAACGTCACCCCGTGCTGGACGCGCAAGGCAAGGAGTCGTTGAACTTCCAGTTGTCCTTGACGCTGTACTCGCTCGTCGGAGCGGGCATCGTGTTGTTCACGTTCGGACTCGGGTTGCTGTTGCTGTGGCCGGTGTTCGCGGTATTCTACGTGATGCAGTTCGTGGTGATGATTCTCGCGGTGGCGTCGACCTTGAACGGCAAGCCGTACCGCTACCCGCTTTCGATTCGCTTCGTGCGTTGA
- a CDS encoding MFS transporter — translation MRRLRLPAPSEWADSNYRLGVLNGWIVYIGDGFFNSSIVLAAFVSKLGAPNTVIGLLPAIQGGGWMLPQILVAALIRAKPYKLPVYRSAATIRTLSYLWMVASTVLLISNPSLLLVSFLLGMIVNALASGVSGLPFLEVVSKVIAPPKRAAFFGTRNLFGGILAFLAGLVVREVLASPIPFPYNYTVLLAFGTVAYTVGYALFGRIKEQPDPPLPPSNVKAELAAIPVTLREDPHFRAFLGVRLLLAFASLGDPFYAVFALRELGMPSSMLGVFLMALSGAAPLSNILWTRVAQRRGSRRIIRMAAVVALAAPLLALVVPGDLPFLYLLVFVSASVAGTGFNLGHTNHLLNLAPPDRRGRYIGTLNTLVGAALFAPVIGGFLADRFGYRSVFVVSIVLYAAAWWRSGRLRRDA, via the coding sequence GTGCGCCGCCTCCGCTTGCCCGCGCCGTCCGAATGGGCCGATTCCAACTACCGTCTCGGCGTTCTGAACGGCTGGATCGTCTACATCGGCGACGGGTTCTTCAACTCCAGCATCGTCCTCGCCGCCTTCGTCAGCAAGCTGGGCGCTCCCAACACCGTCATCGGGCTGTTGCCCGCCATTCAAGGCGGTGGGTGGATGCTTCCGCAGATCCTCGTCGCCGCCCTCATTCGAGCCAAACCGTACAAGTTGCCCGTGTACCGCTCGGCCGCCACGATTCGCACGCTCAGCTACTTGTGGATGGTCGCGTCGACGGTGCTGCTGATCTCGAATCCGTCCCTGCTGCTCGTGAGCTTCCTGCTCGGCATGATCGTCAACGCCCTCGCGTCGGGCGTGTCCGGCCTGCCCTTTTTGGAAGTCGTCAGCAAGGTCATCGCGCCGCCCAAGCGCGCCGCGTTCTTCGGAACACGCAATCTCTTCGGAGGCATCCTCGCGTTTCTCGCGGGGCTCGTCGTGCGCGAAGTGCTCGCGTCGCCCATCCCGTTTCCGTACAACTACACCGTGCTCCTCGCGTTCGGCACGGTCGCGTACACGGTCGGCTACGCCCTGTTCGGACGCATCAAGGAGCAGCCCGATCCGCCGCTTCCCCCGTCGAACGTGAAAGCCGAACTCGCCGCCATCCCGGTCACGCTTCGCGAGGACCCTCACTTCCGCGCTTTTCTCGGCGTGCGGCTCCTGCTGGCCTTCGCGTCGCTCGGCGATCCCTTCTACGCCGTGTTCGCGCTGCGCGAGCTCGGCATGCCGTCGTCCATGCTGGGGGTGTTCCTGATGGCCCTGTCGGGCGCGGCGCCCTTGTCGAACATCTTGTGGACGCGCGTCGCACAGCGGCGAGGCTCGCGGCGCATCATCCGCATGGCCGCCGTGGTGGCGCTCGCCGCTCCGCTGCTCGCCCTCGTCGTTCCCGGCGACCTGCCGTTCTTGTATCTGCTGGTGTTCGTCTCCGCGAGCGTCGCCGGAACCGGCTTCAACCTCGGGCACACGAACCACCTGCTGAACCTCGCGCCCCCCGATCGGCGCGGACGCTACATCGGCACGCTCAACACCCTCGTCGGCGCGGCCCTGTTCGCCCCGGTGATCGGCGGCTTTCTCGCCGACCGTTTCGGTTACCGCTCGGTGTTCGTCGTGAGCATCGTGCTGTACGCGGCGGCGTGGTGGCGAAGCGGTCGATTGCGGCGAGACGCTTGA
- a CDS encoding chloride channel protein, whose product MRPSLPRSVRTRLETSRVVVYSLVAGALVGVLGSGLRALLDVLGDVSARVIGFRPPGTPGEGGFLQAFGGFASPDVGLTLRTLPWGLLALPILAALAVWLRGRTSDPLEEAVRAYHESRTEPLVQRGRELGATLLAYSSGLAVGRDGPFTALGNLSASVLSRIARLNPLEARTLGLASVAAALGLVLHAPLASALLIVEVLYRRFEFEVEVLLAAVLASVTAYAIYGTLFGFSPLVTPELLELPTLVQVPLYALLGLVVSFGALLVATVRAVVPSSDRWRYGLVGGAFLFGLLSAVLVYFMLEAFGDGSGWWQLGLSGFAGAEAVSQGLVRVALLLAVTWLALGGTVLTSLSAGGLLGVGLAVMLPSLGLDPVAAGLVGAAAFLTTSHNVPVAATLLLATWSGDALLPALLTATLLAHAVSGESSIVLTQRRRRADSPAHGALPAPTPIEDDEPLPALPESMLAEQLYRLPLPNAWADLPAEQVVWPDGLEFVAVVRGGEVQLSRPGQVLRGGDELMVLATPEAFDGFARALGETRGSTPA is encoded by the coding sequence GTGCGTCCCTCTTTGCCCCGCAGCGTCCGAACCCGGCTCGAAACGAGCCGGGTCGTCGTGTACAGCCTCGTGGCGGGCGCGCTCGTGGGCGTGCTCGGCAGCGGCTTGCGGGCGTTGCTCGACGTTCTCGGAGACGTCTCGGCCCGCGTGATCGGCTTTCGCCCACCCGGCACGCCCGGCGAAGGCGGCTTCTTGCAGGCGTTCGGCGGCTTCGCGTCTCCGGACGTCGGCCTCACGCTTCGCACGCTGCCGTGGGGCCTGCTGGCCTTGCCGATCCTCGCCGCGTTGGCGGTCTGGCTACGCGGACGAACGAGTGACCCGCTGGAGGAAGCCGTGCGCGCTTATCACGAAAGCCGTACGGAGCCGCTCGTGCAACGCGGACGCGAACTCGGCGCCACCTTGCTCGCCTACTCGTCGGGGCTCGCCGTGGGACGTGACGGTCCGTTCACGGCCCTCGGCAACCTCTCGGCGAGCGTGCTGAGCCGTATCGCGCGCCTCAACCCCCTCGAAGCGCGCACGCTCGGGCTCGCGTCGGTCGCCGCCGCGCTCGGGCTCGTCTTGCACGCGCCGCTGGCGAGCGCCCTGCTGATCGTGGAAGTGCTGTACCGCCGCTTCGAATTCGAGGTGGAGGTCTTGCTGGCCGCCGTGCTCGCCAGCGTGACGGCGTACGCCATTTACGGCACGCTCTTCGGCTTCTCGCCGCTCGTGACGCCCGAACTGCTCGAGCTGCCGACGCTCGTTCAAGTGCCGCTGTACGCCTTGCTTGGCCTCGTCGTGAGCTTCGGCGCGCTCCTCGTCGCGACGGTACGGGCCGTTGTGCCGTCGAGCGATCGCTGGCGGTACGGTCTCGTCGGCGGCGCGTTCCTGTTCGGCTTGCTGTCGGCCGTTCTCGTGTACTTCATGCTCGAAGCCTTCGGCGACGGCAGCGGTTGGTGGCAGCTTGGCCTCAGCGGCTTCGCGGGCGCCGAGGCGGTGTCGCAAGGACTCGTTCGCGTCGCGCTGCTGCTCGCCGTGACTTGGCTCGCCCTCGGCGGCACGGTGTTGACGTCTTTGAGCGCGGGCGGTCTGCTCGGCGTGGGCCTCGCCGTCATGCTGCCGAGCCTCGGCCTCGATCCCGTCGCCGCCGGCCTCGTCGGAGCCGCCGCCTTCCTCACGACGTCGCACAACGTGCCCGTCGCGGCGACGCTGCTGCTCGCCACGTGGAGCGGCGACGCCCTGCTGCCCGCCCTGCTCACGGCGACGCTCCTCGCGCACGCGGTGAGCGGCGAATCCAGCATCGTGTTGACACAACGCCGCCGCCGCGCCGACAGTCCCGCGCACGGCGCCCTGCCCGCGCCGACGCCGATCGAGGATGACGAACCGCTGCCCGCGCTGCCCGAATCCATGCTCGCCGAGCAGCTCTACCGCCTGCCCCTTCCGAACGCGTGGGCGGACTTGCCCGCCGAGCAGGTCGTGTGGCCCGACGGTTTGGAATTCGTGGCGGTCGTGCGCGGCGGCGAAGTGCAACTCTCGCGCCCCGGTCAGGTGCTGCGCGGCGGCGACGAGCTCATGGTCCTCGCGACGCCCGAAGCCTTCGACGGTTTCGCGCGCGCGCTCGGCGAAACGCGCGGCAGCACGCCCGCCTGA
- the bshC gene encoding bacillithiol biosynthesis cysteine-adding enzyme BshC, with product MTSPTIASAYRAGQLSDFFERHPARLSETRAFSRPDVDRAALVAALRAYHADLGTLDEHVERALTRLAHRASRVVVTGQQAGVLTGPAYSVHKGMGAVLLAGELDTEDAPTVALYWVASQDHDAAEVAATTLLDMDETLHHLRLDLPNGRPVAKVAWQDGWTREARRVLTAFAAPEVHKAAVVDLLERSVERGGSVADIFARLVHRLLGPRGLLVLDPMHPALARLFAATLEREIQAPLESSKRIEHAAVNLQRLGFTPQLRRPEGATNLFLEGEDGARRLLRFDGRAFHADRAYKASALVEILHDDPTRLTPAAGLRPIVQDAALPTVAFVVGPGEIAYGAQLRDVYELHGLRQPLLWPRLAVTWLEPPVARILTRFGFSAADFQRDPDGALGLELAKTRGADATTSARLDDLRTSFTALAREIADLDPVLEGAAKRTEARTLERLERLQRLAHLALVRRHEERTGQVSRLRKHLLPGGVPQEREMNFLTYLLKHGAAPLERLAALPADFQGELPL from the coding sequence ATGACTTCACCGACCATCGCCTCCGCCTACCGCGCGGGTCAACTCTCCGACTTCTTCGAGCGCCACCCCGCCCGCCTGTCCGAAACGCGTGCCTTCTCGCGGCCCGACGTCGACCGCGCGGCCCTCGTGGCCGCCCTGCGCGCCTACCACGCCGACCTCGGCACGCTCGACGAGCATGTCGAGCGTGCCTTGACGCGCCTCGCCCATCGTGCGTCCCGAGTCGTCGTCACCGGTCAGCAGGCGGGCGTCCTCACGGGACCCGCCTACAGCGTGCACAAAGGCATGGGAGCCGTTCTGCTCGCGGGCGAGCTCGACACCGAAGACGCCCCCACCGTCGCCCTCTACTGGGTGGCGAGCCAAGACCACGACGCCGCCGAAGTCGCCGCGACGACGCTGCTCGACATGGACGAGACCCTGCACCACCTGAGGCTCGACCTTCCGAACGGACGACCCGTCGCCAAGGTCGCTTGGCAAGACGGCTGGACGCGTGAAGCGCGGCGCGTCCTGACCGCCTTCGCCGCGCCCGAAGTGCACAAGGCGGCGGTCGTCGACTTGCTCGAGCGAAGCGTGGAGCGCGGCGGAAGCGTCGCCGACATCTTCGCGCGTCTCGTGCACCGACTGCTCGGACCGCGCGGATTGCTCGTCCTCGATCCGATGCATCCCGCCTTGGCCCGCCTGTTCGCTGCGACGCTGGAACGCGAGATCCAAGCGCCGCTGGAAAGCTCGAAACGCATCGAGCACGCCGCCGTGAACTTGCAGCGCCTCGGCTTCACGCCGCAACTGCGCCGCCCTGAAGGCGCGACGAACCTCTTCTTGGAAGGTGAGGACGGCGCTCGGCGTTTGCTGCGCTTCGACGGCCGCGCCTTCCACGCCGACCGAGCGTACAAGGCGTCGGCCCTCGTCGAAATCCTGCACGACGATCCGACGCGGCTCACCCCGGCGGCGGGCCTGCGTCCCATCGTCCAAGACGCGGCGCTTCCGACCGTCGCGTTCGTCGTCGGTCCGGGCGAAATCGCGTACGGCGCTCAGTTGCGCGACGTGTACGAACTGCACGGTCTTCGGCAGCCGCTCTTGTGGCCGCGCTTGGCCGTGACGTGGCTCGAGCCGCCCGTCGCGCGAATTCTGACGCGCTTCGGCTTCTCGGCCGCCGACTTTCAGCGCGACCCCGACGGAGCGCTCGGCCTCGAGCTCGCCAAGACGCGCGGCGCGGACGCCACGACCAGCGCGCGGCTCGACGACTTGCGCACGTCCTTCACGGCCCTCGCGCGCGAAATCGCCGACCTCGACCCCGTGCTCGAAGGCGCCGCGAAGCGCACGGAAGCGCGCACCCTCGAACGCTTGGAGCGACTGCAACGCCTCGCGCACCTCGCGCTGGTGCGCCGCCACGAGGAGCGGACGGGGCAAGTGTCGCGCTTAAGAAAGCACTTGCTGCCCGGCGGCGTGCCGCAAGAGCGCGAGATGAACTTCCTGACGTACCTGCTCAAGCACGGCGCCGCTCCACTCGAACGGCTCGCCGCCCTGCCCGCCGACTTTCAGGGCGAACTGCCCCTCTGA
- a CDS encoding Crp/Fnr family transcriptional regulator, which produces MPRSEQSGFLNELPPDVRASLTATARKVRVTKGHLIYHTEDAAETVYILVSGRVRLYRIGAGAREVTVAVHEAGELFGTTSIAPDSTYGLYAEALEDGEVLALGANTLRDLLRSQPALGVALSAQLTRQARDLQERLTGLVFLEVSQRLAGALLTMAEASGATESGKKALKGRISHQDLAYLVGSTRETITKLLGEFKERGLLDLGYRRIVVLDEAGLRDVARNPIHS; this is translated from the coding sequence ATGCCCCGAAGTGAGCAGAGCGGCTTCCTCAACGAGTTGCCGCCCGACGTCCGCGCGAGCTTGACCGCCACGGCGCGCAAGGTGCGCGTCACCAAAGGTCACCTCATCTACCACACCGAGGACGCCGCCGAAACCGTCTATATCCTCGTCTCGGGCCGCGTGCGCTTGTACCGCATCGGTGCCGGGGCTCGTGAAGTCACCGTCGCCGTGCACGAGGCGGGCGAACTTTTCGGGACGACGAGCATCGCGCCCGACTCCACGTACGGTTTGTACGCCGAAGCTTTGGAGGACGGCGAGGTGCTCGCCTTGGGCGCGAACACCCTGCGCGACTTGCTGCGCTCCCAGCCCGCGCTCGGCGTCGCCTTGAGCGCGCAACTCACGCGGCAAGCGCGCGATTTGCAAGAGCGCCTCACGGGCCTCGTGTTCCTGGAAGTGTCGCAGCGCCTCGCGGGCGCCTTGCTGACGATGGCGGAAGCGAGCGGCGCGACCGAGAGCGGTAAGAAGGCCCTCAAGGGCCGCATCAGCCACCAGGACCTCGCGTACCTCGTGGGCTCCACACGCGAAACGATCACGAAGCTGCTCGGGGAATTCAAGGAACGCGGCCTGCTCGACCTCGGCTACCGCCGCATCGTCGTCCTCGACGAGGCGGGTTTGCGCGACGTCGCCCGGAACCCCATTCACTCATGA
- a CDS encoding 2-phosphosulfolactate phosphatase — MRLKVDLLPGRDYTDVVILVDVLRATTAAPIVLERTGLFVTPSLRAARRFAGDRGLLLAGERDGLPPEGFNFSASPDDLRKATFDRDVVLTTENGPRAIAHVQEARHVLLGSFFNARAVIEAALELATTDIAIVCAGMRGEEAIEDIVCAGFLARKLEKTGRVETRDRVKLAQTLLRSFADPQEALAQSASGQLLMKLGLHEDLAVASLISHSTVVPRLLSGEDVEGHPVYRFEAVSIPAAEPASERSV; from the coding sequence ATGCGGCTCAAAGTTGACTTGCTGCCCGGGCGCGACTACACCGACGTCGTCATTCTCGTCGATGTCTTGCGCGCCACGACGGCGGCTCCGATCGTGCTCGAACGCACCGGCCTCTTCGTCACCCCGAGCTTGCGCGCTGCGCGGCGTTTCGCCGGGGACCGCGGTCTGCTCCTCGCGGGCGAACGCGACGGATTGCCGCCTGAAGGCTTCAATTTCAGCGCTTCGCCTGACGATTTGCGCAAAGCGACGTTCGATCGTGACGTCGTCCTCACGACCGAGAACGGTCCTCGGGCAATCGCGCACGTTCAGGAGGCGCGGCACGTACTGCTGGGCAGTTTCTTCAACGCCCGCGCCGTGATCGAGGCCGCGCTCGAATTGGCCACCACCGACATCGCCATCGTCTGCGCGGGCATGCGCGGCGAGGAAGCGATCGAAGACATCGTCTGCGCGGGTTTTCTCGCCCGCAAACTCGAAAAGACGGGCCGGGTGGAGACCCGCGACCGCGTGAAGCTCGCTCAGACCCTGCTGCGGTCCTTCGCCGACCCGCAAGAAGCGCTGGCGCAAAGCGCGAGCGGTCAACTGCTGATGAAGCTGGGCCTCCACGAGGACCTCGCCGTGGCGTCGCTGATCTCGCACTCGACGGTCGTGCCGCGCCTCCTTTCCGGCGAGGACGTCGAGGGGCACCCCGTGTACCGCTTCGAGGCGGTGTCCATCCCGGCCGCCGAGCCGGCTTCGGAGCGTTCCGTGTGA
- a CDS encoding WecB/TagA/CpsF family glycosyltransferase, whose amino-acid sequence MGFPLDPVDLQGAANVLSTWMLETPRQPHTVVTLNPEFIVQARSDEPFARAIRAADLVTADGVGIVWATKELLGVSLPGRAPGYDLAVELMRRHGERLGVFFLGARPGVAELAAAKARESFGVKVAGVHHGYFDLADDQRVAELVRDSGAHLLLAALGAPRQETFLQYWRQVMNVPVMIGVGGTLDVLAGNVKLSPPWTRRVGLEWAWRIASDRKRWNRAPRLARFVALVRAAKRGAKR is encoded by the coding sequence ATGGGCTTCCCGCTCGACCCGGTGGACTTGCAAGGCGCGGCGAACGTCCTGTCGACTTGGATGTTGGAGACGCCGAGGCAGCCGCACACGGTCGTCACGCTCAACCCCGAGTTCATCGTGCAGGCGCGCAGCGACGAACCCTTCGCGCGCGCCATTCGCGCCGCCGACCTCGTGACGGCCGACGGCGTCGGCATCGTCTGGGCGACGAAGGAACTGCTCGGCGTGAGCCTTCCGGGACGCGCGCCCGGCTACGATCTTGCCGTGGAGCTCATGCGACGCCACGGCGAGCGCCTCGGCGTGTTCTTCCTGGGCGCTCGCCCCGGCGTCGCCGAACTCGCGGCGGCCAAAGCCCGCGAGTCGTTCGGCGTGAAGGTCGCGGGCGTCCACCACGGTTACTTCGACCTCGCCGACGATCAGCGCGTGGCCGAGCTGGTTCGCGACTCGGGCGCGCACCTGCTGCTCGCCGCGCTCGGCGCGCCGAGACAGGAAACGTTCTTGCAGTACTGGCGGCAAGTGATGAACGTCCCCGTCATGATCGGCGTGGGCGGCACCCTCGACGTGCTCGCCGGGAACGTCAAGCTTTCGCCTCCCTGGACGCGCCGCGTCGGCTTGGAGTGGGCTTGGCGCATCGCGTCGGACCGCAAGCGCTGGAACCGAGCGCCGCGCCTCGCCCGTTTCGTGGCCCTCGTGCGCGCCGCGAAACGCGGAGCGAAGCGATGA
- a CDS encoding GNAT family N-acetyltransferase, with translation MSEHATAEAIVVSELHTLDTPSGAALLIEALAERGLESSTSRATLVLRDFLARGHHVLVARDGGDPVGYLAAVWSFSLSRGAPVLLVQDLFVQAERRRRGVATALLERAEALAVSRFACRLELGADLGDAPAQALYERRGFDRIQGRAVRMKLLPEGMS, from the coding sequence ATGAGCGAGCACGCGACCGCCGAAGCGATCGTCGTTTCGGAACTTCACACGCTCGACACGCCGAGCGGTGCAGCGCTGCTGATCGAGGCGCTCGCCGAGCGCGGCCTGGAATCCTCCACGTCTCGAGCAACCCTCGTTCTGCGCGACTTTCTCGCGCGAGGTCACCACGTGCTCGTCGCTCGTGATGGCGGCGACCCGGTGGGCTACCTGGCCGCCGTGTGGTCGTTCTCGTTGAGCCGCGGCGCCCCCGTGCTACTCGTCCAAGACCTCTTCGTGCAAGCCGAGCGGCGGCGGCGTGGCGTCGCCACCGCGCTGCTCGAACGCGCCGAGGCGCTCGCGGTCTCGCGTTTCGCGTGTCGCCTCGAACTCGGGGCGGACCTCGGAGACGCGCCCGCGCAAGCTTTGTACGAGCGGCGCGGCTTCGACCGCATCCAGGGGCGGGCGGTTCGCATGAAGCTTCTGCCCGAAGGCATGTCCTGA
- a CDS encoding cytochrome P450, with translation MNVTPPSASPLPRPFAFPRVGHLPFLALDTLGFLRRAAKTHGDVVDIRFGRHLTVLLSNPADIETAHLLSGREFDKGLAGDPVLDALIGRGLLTSEGEFWRRQRRLAQPAFHKARIEGYAGAMVAYAERLARTWRPGDVRDVHADMMGLTLEIVAKTLFDAEPSTEALHTVGEALDVVLRENERQWRGMLFLVPPLLAESRRRVTDAVRRLNAVVRDIIDERHAHPGDRGDLLSMLLEARDDEGLGMTDAQLFDEVKTILLAGHETTANLLSWTWMLLASHPSAESRLHAELDEVLQSRAPTLADLPKLAFTTAVTKEVLRLYPPAWSVQRRTVNAWTLRGHILPPGTPLLISQYVVHRDERWFEAPDEFRPDRWLETNFERRLPKYAYFPFGGGPRVCIGQAFAQMEATLLLAVLATRFRLRSTGAVPLEASITLRPKKGLVMRLHGR, from the coding sequence ATGAACGTGACTCCACCTTCGGCGTCGCCGCTGCCGCGCCCGTTCGCGTTTCCACGCGTGGGGCACTTGCCGTTTCTCGCCTTGGACACGCTCGGCTTCCTTCGCCGCGCCGCCAAGACGCACGGAGACGTCGTCGACATTCGCTTCGGAAGGCACCTCACCGTGCTGCTGTCGAACCCGGCGGACATCGAGACGGCGCACTTGCTGTCGGGGCGTGAATTCGACAAGGGCCTGGCGGGCGATCCCGTCCTCGACGCCCTCATCGGGCGCGGCCTCTTGACGAGTGAAGGCGAGTTCTGGCGTCGTCAGCGCCGACTCGCGCAGCCCGCGTTCCACAAGGCGAGAATCGAGGGGTACGCGGGCGCGATGGTGGCGTACGCCGAGCGCCTGGCGCGCACGTGGCGACCCGGAGACGTGCGCGACGTGCACGCGGACATGATGGGTCTGACGCTGGAGATCGTCGCGAAGACCCTGTTCGATGCCGAGCCGAGCACGGAGGCCCTGCACACCGTCGGCGAGGCCCTCGACGTCGTGTTGCGCGAAAACGAGCGGCAGTGGCGCGGCATGCTCTTCTTGGTGCCGCCCTTGCTGGCCGAATCGCGGCGGCGTGTCACGGACGCGGTTCGTCGTTTGAACGCCGTCGTTCGCGACATCATCGACGAACGTCACGCGCATCCCGGCGACCGCGGCGACTTGCTGTCGATGCTGCTCGAAGCGCGCGACGACGAAGGCTTGGGCATGACGGACGCGCAGCTCTTCGACGAGGTCAAGACGATCTTGCTCGCCGGGCACGAGACGACGGCGAACTTGCTGTCGTGGACGTGGATGCTGCTCGCGTCTCATCCCAGCGCCGAGTCGAGGCTGCACGCCGAACTCGACGAAGTACTCCAGAGTCGCGCCCCGACGCTCGCCGACTTGCCGAAGCTCGCCTTCACGACCGCCGTCACGAAGGAAGTCTTGCGCCTCTACCCGCCCGCGTGGAGCGTGCAGCGCCGCACCGTGAACGCGTGGACGCTGCGAGGCCACATCCTTCCGCCGGGTACGCCTCTGCTCATCAGTCAGTACGTCGTGCACCGTGACGAACGCTGGTTCGAAGCGCCCGACGAGTTCCGCCCGGATCGCTGGCTCGAAACGAACTTCGAGCGTCGCTTGCCGAAGTACGCGTACTTCCCCTTCGGGGGCGGACCGCGCGTGTGCATCGGTCAGGCGTTCGCGCAAATGGAGGCGACGTTGCTGCTCGCCGTGCTCGCGACACGGTTCAGGCTTCGCTCCACCGGAGCCGTGCCGCTCGAGGCGTCCATCACGTTGCGTCCCAAGAAGGGCCTCGTGATGCGGCTCCACGGTCGCTGA
- a CDS encoding ABC transporter substrate-binding protein: MKKIAFALVTLTLVSAASARTFDQIKKDGTIIIATEGAFQPFNYFKGQTLTGFEVDLANALAKQMGLKVKWVTQPFDSLLIGLNQNRYDFVIASHGITPERQKAVDFSNPHYCTGGAIVSRTGGPKTVADLKGKTVAVQVGTTYLENVQKVAGVGKVNTYPKDTDAQQALLAGRADAWVSDKFGGLDAIKASSGKLQQGALLFQERIAMAVKKNNPTLLKALNDALVAAQKNGTYAKISQQYFGQDVRCR; this comes from the coding sequence ATGAAAAAAATCGCCTTCGCGCTTGTCACCCTCACGCTCGTCTCGGCGGCAAGTGCTCGCACCTTCGATCAGATCAAGAAGGACGGCACGATCATCATCGCGACGGAAGGTGCCTTCCAGCCGTTCAATTATTTCAAAGGCCAAACCCTCACCGGCTTCGAGGTGGACCTCGCCAACGCCCTCGCCAAGCAGATGGGCCTCAAGGTGAAGTGGGTGACGCAGCCGTTCGATTCGCTGCTGATCGGACTCAACCAGAATCGCTACGACTTCGTGATCGCGTCGCACGGCATCACGCCCGAGCGTCAAAAGGCCGTCGACTTTTCCAATCCGCACTACTGCACGGGCGGCGCGATCGTGTCGCGCACGGGCGGTCCGAAGACGGTGGCGGACCTCAAAGGCAAGACGGTCGCCGTGCAAGTCGGCACGACGTACCTGGAGAACGTACAAAAGGTCGCCGGCGTCGGCAAGGTCAACACCTATCCGAAGGACACCGACGCTCAGCAAGCGTTGCTGGCGGGCCGCGCGGACGCTTGGGTGAGCGACAAGTTCGGTGGGCTCGACGCGATCAAGGCTTCGAGCGGCAAGCTGCAACAAGGCGCCCTGCTGTTCCAAGAACGTATCGCGATGGCCGTGAAGAAGAACAACCCGACGCTGCTCAAGGCGCTCAACGACGCGTTGGTCGCCGCGCAGAAGAACGGTACGTACGCCAAGATCAGCCAGCAGTACTTCGGTCAAGACGTTCGCTGCCGCTGA
- a CDS encoding ABC transporter ATP-binding protein, producing MAEVVLQNVYKRYGKTTAVKDFNLHIQDKEFMVFVGPSGCGKSTTLRMIAGLEEISDGTLRIGERVVNDVPPKDRDIAMVFQNYALYPHMNVYENMAFGLRLRKTPKADIDRRVRDAARILQIEHLLARKPKELSGGQRQRVALGRAIVREPKVFLMDEPLSNLDAKLRVEMRSQISQLHRRLGTTIIYVTHDQVEAMTMGTRIVVMRDGLIQQVDTPLNLYDYPRNKFVAGFIGSPSMNFLTATVQGGQFKIGDSVIRPEGTLAESLRAYEGKQIWMGIRPEHLDLATDMTSGPTLIGKILVVEPLGAQTDIIVDIAGQTLTAKLEGHARVAPGDDVRLTLELPRLHAFDYQTEDSLGRRGSPVEAPAISAD from the coding sequence ATGGCAGAAGTGGTGCTGCAAAACGTCTACAAGCGGTACGGAAAGACCACGGCGGTCAAGGACTTCAACCTGCACATCCAGGACAAGGAGTTCATGGTTTTCGTCGGCCCGTCGGGCTGCGGAAAGTCCACGACCTTGCGCATGATCGCGGGCCTCGAGGAAATCTCGGACGGCACGCTGCGCATCGGGGAACGCGTCGTGAACGACGTGCCGCCGAAGGACCGCGACATCGCGATGGTGTTCCAGAACTACGCGTTGTATCCGCACATGAACGTCTACGAGAACATGGCGTTCGGCTTGCGTCTGCGCAAGACGCCGAAGGCGGACATCGACAGGCGCGTTCGTGACGCCGCCCGCATCCTGCAAATCGAGCACCTGCTCGCCCGCAAGCCGAAGGAACTCTCCGGTGGTCAGCGTCAACGCGTGGCGCTCGGCCGCGCCATCGTGCGCGAACCGAAGGTGTTCCTCATGGACGAGCCGCTGTCGAACCTCGACGCGAAGCTCCGCGTGGAAATGCGCTCGCAGATCAGCCAGCTGCACCGCCGTCTCGGCACGACCATCATCTATGTCACGCACGACCAAGTCGAGGCGATGACGATGGGCACGCGCATCGTCGTGATGCGCGACGGGCTGATTCAGCAAGTCGACACGCCGCTGAATCTCTACGATTACCCGCGCAACAAGTTCGTGGCGGGCTTCATCGGTTCGCCCTCCATGAACTTCCTCACGGCGACGGTGCAAGGCGGCCAATTCAAGATCGGCGACTCTGTCATCCGCCCCGAAGGGACGCTCGCCGAGTCGCTGCGCGCGTACGAAGGCAAGCAGATCTGGATGGGGATTCGCCCCGAGCACCTCGACCTTGCCACCGATATGACGAGCGGCCCGACGCTCATCGGCAAGATTCTCGTCGTGGAGCCGCTCGGCGCGCAGACGGACATCATCGTCGACATCGCCGGTCAGACTCTCACGGCGAAGCTCGAAGGGCACGCCCGCGTCGCGCCGGGTGACGACGTGCGCCTCACGCTGGAATTGCCGCGCTTGCACGCCTTCGACTACCAAACCGAAGACTCCCTGGGCCGCCGTGGCAGCCCGGTGGAAGCGCCCGCCATCTCCGCCGACTGA